In Pangasianodon hypophthalmus isolate fPanHyp1 chromosome 1, fPanHyp1.pri, whole genome shotgun sequence, the genomic window atagactcttacccaaaaagactgagtggtggaataaaatcaaaaggtgcttcaacaaagtattagtttagggaagttaacacttatgcaactagcttattgtaagttttttatttttattttttccctaaaaaaggTTTCTGATCGTTTTTCACTGTAtgtgtatactttgcaattcacattaaaggtgggaaaagttcttagtgatttatgatttatcttagtttcatttttttttttttttttttaattgccaaGGATATTAGAcatgtacatatacaaatacatatacaaatgCAACTCtagcatatgtacatacacacatatcttctattatttctattgcataggtatttatggaaattcttttcttttctttgatgtTGCTCCTCAtacttgtgctgctgtgtcCACTGAATTTCCCCTACAGGGGATCAACAAATgtacatcttatcttatctctaATCtttacaaaaacctgccattttatattaacaggagtgtgtagacttttatatccattgtaaatTAATAACAGCCACAAAATGTGAATGTAGCTTGAATAATCACCTTGTTTCCAGGTTAATACAAGCAGCAcaaaaagcacatacacacatacaaatcaCACCACGCCTGGGATTAGTCATAAAATGCTCTTCAAGAACTTGAATACAGTCACATAATCACGTTATCGTGAGCTGTACACTTTCAAACACCAGCACAGAGCCACACCTAAAGCTGAATCCTCGTGTACTGTTTACACAGTGAAATCGCTGCAATTATATCAGAGCGCCCATTGGCTGCTTACAGGACAGTAGCGATgacagacagaggaaaagaCCAATCAGCGTGAATTCCTTTCTGTAGTGGATAAAAAAGGAGATGGAAAGTGTTGCGTGCGCGGTGGTTTACAGCAAATggtctcacacaaacacacacacacacacacacacacacacagacagacaaaacgGAGTGAAACTCAGGTTGGAGGTTTGTTTCTCAGCTCAACTCGGGAAGTAGGTAGAGTTTATAACATTACCATTCTCTCTGTTCTTGGCTATGTTATGGCAAATCatattgtttttggtttttcgTGCTTATTAGTTTTCGTGTACCACAGTTAAGCAGCACCAAATAAATGCCAGGCTATGTTTAGCTGCTGCTGGGCTGCGACCACAGACTGCTGGCTTCCAGAtcataaaataacttttttattatCTCGATATCATAATAACATTGTATGCAAAGTTGCAAGACGCTGCAgcttaatttgttatttttaaacaatagataTAACATTCAGTCTTTACCAGTTGATTACTGatatacttttctttttttttttttaattggaactattttttaaaaatgtacatttatttatgcaaataattcttcctgtaataaaacatgcaaacatcTGGGCACTCAgtaaaaccaaaaatctagtCTTTTGATGTAGTTGTAAAATTCTCCCAAGATAAATACTTTTACAGAAAGTTTTGGAATatcaatttttaattgtttaatcaaTGCACTGTTATGGAAATCATGCTgtttatgctattttttttataaaatctaatataaatccaacaaaaacattttgggaaGTTCCTTTGTTATGTCCATCTAATTTGGAATAGGaacaaacatgcaaaatttCTTGAATGCTGAAAtttctgaatatagaaaaaacatcactgtaaaaaaaaaaaaaacgctttaAATTGTACAGTAaattgtccttccttggaccacttttggtaggtactaaccactgcataccaggaacactccACATGATCTGCTGTTTTAGAGATGcactgacccagtcatctagccaacacaatttgtcaaagtcactcagatccttacgcttgcccatttttcctgcttgtaACACATTagcttcaagaactgactgttcacttgctgcctaacatATCGCACCccatgacaggtgccattgcacccagataatcaatgttgttcacgtcacctgtcagtggttttaatgttatggctgatcggtggatagatagatagatatagatacacactcactgagcactttattaggaacactatactaatactgggtagggccttcctttgctctcagaacagcctcaattcttcatggcatggattccacaagatgttggaaacattcctttgagattctggtccatgttgacatgatcacttcatgcaattcctgcacatttttcaggagcactttcatgctgcgaatctcccgttctaccacatcacAATGATGTTTAtaggattcagatccggtgactgggaaggccactgaagaacatttaactcattgtcatgttcatgaacccagtttgagacgacttttgctttgtgacatggtgccttatcatgctggaagtaaccattagaagatgagtaaattgtggccatgcaAGGAGGCACGTGGTCAGCAACAAtcctcaaataggctgtggcgaTCTGAATAACATAGCtagatatataattatataatgctACATATCAGTtcacaataaattattatactaatggaaatagaaacattttgttGTGTCCATGATGATATCAATATCCTTTATTTTGAATATCACAGTATATCATATGATtgattataatcacacacctaTAAGCAGTCTTCCATTCTTTGCAGGTGTCCATCAGAATGACATTCCTCACCCTGATCCTTTTGACCTCTGCTTTGTCTCTCTGCTCATCTCTGGATATCAACCCGAAACCATGCATGCGAGCAAAGTACAACAACGCTCACGCCAGCTTTCTCAAGCGGCATTTGCCTGATGGTGTGCCGAAGACGTGGGACCAGAACGTGTGGAACGCACTGCTCAGGCAGATCAAGACGTGTGGCAGACCCACTCAGTCATTTTTCCATGAGAATGACAGAGAGCGTGTGAACGCAGTGTGCACCAAGGCTGGTGGAAAACAGCACTCTGACAACCTGTGCATCAGCAAGGAGAAATTCTCCTTCGTGACTGTGcgtgtgaatgtgaatgaggGATTGTGTGGCATTAAGAGTATACGCAATGAGACCAAACACATCATCCTTGGGTGCGACGAGGTCGAGAACACGTGTCGTCCTGTTCATTTTGAGGGTAACCCGAACAGTCTGACGCCCAGTAATAATCAGCCCGACTGTGGAGAACGCTCAGGGTCCAGCTCAGGATTTAAAGCAACCATGTCCAAAAGCCTTCTAGTCTTCATTTTAGTAGCTTTGACTTATATTTTGTGATATGGCAAATTGTTGGGAAGGCACAGCCAATCAGTTCATTTCAATTTCCGGTGAGTCGAGAGCACCGAGAACCTCATGGTCTTCCTACCGCATGGACTGAACTTACCTATTGCTCCATTAAAGTGGatatgtgttgtgttgtgcatCAATAACAACATGTAAGTCCTTTAACGAATGTTGTTTATTGAATGTCATATATGACAGCAGTAGTTAATAAGTTGCCGTGAGTTTGTTTGTTCGTTAAGTGACGACAGTAATCCAAGGCCCTTGCCTAGACTGTTCATCAAACTCATATTTACTATATACTTGAGTTTTTACGATTGGTATTGTTGATTGATGTTTCCAGTATTGCGTACATAATTGAATATGGTACTACCACCAGAGAATTCATGTTTACTATGGACAGTTAGCAGTATAAATGTCAGTTAGTGTTATTGATGATGGAAGTTGCTGATATTTGTCTGATTATTGtctattatttattgtttcagaccacaaacacacctgtcCGATTACCTCACCTGTCCGAAGTGccttaaaaacacaaatcataCTGACAAATGTTCTGGTTACACACCAGTGTTAAATAAAGTATTGGATTGGATTAAGTATTGGAGTGTTGCATTAGAATACACTATGTTGAGCTGACTCTTATAGAGTCTTATTTGGGTCCAGCTATGAGTGTTAATTCAGCAGTGTCGGTACCAGTTCAACACTGGCCTGAGGATTTTGCTATGCAGCTttattgtatatgtgtgtacaaATATTCAAGCTGAGCTATGTGATAaaataaagagtaaaataaaaagtaaaacattttgaCTGGCAAGATGCTATAcccaaaatgaacaaataaagcTTCAGAAATTGAAAATGGCTATAAAACATTCTTAACTTGTTAAGAGTcaaacagtatcagtatcaagTATCAGTATAATCTCATACAGTATCACCAAACTTCTTTGAGACTTATTTGTCTGGTGGCAGGTTATGGGGTTAGATTTAATTGTGGGGTGTGTAATTATATGTGGACAAAATGGTATGTTGTGGCTATCGAGTAGTAAACACTCCACTAGGACTACACCTTGTTCTTACTCTCAGACTGAAAGCCAAGTctgaaacatttattaacatttaatacaTAGATAAACAAAGTACTGTTGAATATATCGCCTGGTAGTTAGAGAGATATGAATCATTTTAGAAGacatttttctcttcctgttgATCTGATGTACAGACACATGATGATGTTAAAGGACGAGCTTGAGAAAGTTAAATTTCCTCTTCACCCAAAATCAaccatatttatttctttaattttgcactgcAGGTACAAAGCTAAAGGTGCAAACAAGGAAATGAAGTctgtctcacccaaaatctttcAACACATCATAAATGTCAACCTCAGACTGCAGTTTTTACGTAATGTTTTCACAGACTTGCTGAAGCGGATTTCCCACCGCAATTTGGTATCAGTTCCCAAGTTCAAAGGCAGAATTGTACAGGTAAGCTAAAGGTTACGTGGATGACAATTTTTCTACTAAATGAAATTTGAAAATAGTACTATGCCTCCTATTTTACAGAatggtttgtttaaaaattaaattaaatagacACCATGTGAAGCAagtatttaaagattttagCCTGTGTTTCTGTTGTGAGAAACACTTATTTGGAAAGTTACTTGTTAGCCACATTAACCTTTTAGCTCTTGTCCAAAACTAATGAAGCAAATAGCAGACACCAAATATGTCTTGGCTGACATTTGGTGAAGGGGATAACTGTAAATCTGAATTTTCACAGGGCAGCACGTTGATGCAGTGGGAAGCGTTaaagcctcacagctccagagtcccctGTTCAATCCAGAGCTCAGGatactctctgtctgtctggagtTTCATATGTTATCCCCATGTTCGATTTTCTCTCACCCCCTagaaaacatgtcagtaggtggattggtgacacTAAATTGCCCAGATGGGTGAATACGTACATGTATGTTGCAAACGACTGGCATCCCACCCAGGCtgtgttcctgcctcacacccagtgtttccTGGATAGGCTCAGGATCtgcctcaaccctgaccagatgTTGGTTGtatgttaaaatgaatgaatgaatgaatgaatgaataatttttcACCAAACTATTCTATACGTCTTTTCTTCAACcccaataaatacacacacacaatcaaacagATTTTTTCCTCATCTACtttcactgttttttaaaatgatttcttgAAATCTGCAGAAGGATTTGCTTCTAGAGGAAGTCATTTCGTAGAAAGCATAACTCAGGGGAAAAATGAAGTCATATTACTTTATGtctgttaaaatatttgaaCCATTTAATGACACTAGATGGCACCACTATCCAAATGTTGTCCAGAGCCTCAGAGGCCATGCTTTAGGCCTACCAGGCTGGATGACTGCAGCTGTGGGACCCAGAGGATTTTAGGTGATTAACTTCATACTAATGCGTGTTTACTAAACTCTggttctctttccttttttcaggAAGCCCTTTTTCATCTGTTCCACATGCTTCACCCCTCATTCACCTTTAACGTGTCCAAATCCCTCATTCCCTGCCACTCCATGTGCTTCTATTATACTGTGGGGCACTGGAATGTGAGGCTTTTCTTGAAATGAATGTCTCAAATTTGGCCCCATCAACAGAAATCAGTTCCAACCTGTAGTATATTTTATCTTCTGGCCTTTTTGTAAATGACGGGCTCAGTGTGTAGTCTTATATTGTATCTTGTTTCACGAAGAGTGCCCTGCAATGAGCATGTGAATGCATGTGAATGGATGTGCCTTTTGCCTGAACAGGACaaagaattgtttttttgtggaGGACACATAAAGTCTTCTGAGGTCACAGCATAGGTTGTACCAACAAGGCAAGGCAGACAGGCTGGTACAGTACAGGTCACAGTGGAAAAATGACTCGAGAACCCCATGGGCAACAAGGAGAGCCAGCACACATAACAATCCCTCTCTGGGAAAAAGGAGGAAAACATAAGCAGAAGCTGAAAGAATGAGTGTGGAGTGAAAAGCTATGGATGGGTGGAGGAAAGCCACCAGACAGTCAGAGCAGGGTGGAGAGAACATGAGGAACTGCCCTGTACTTTAACTCAAAAGTTCTGGCCAAAAAGAACAGAACACAAGAAAAGAGGATTTGTGTATAAAATAAGGTGTGAGCTTGGGAAAAGCAGCCTGTTTTCATtcccacatctctctctctctctctctctctctcgctctctctctctctctctcattctgtcaaTTCAATAtcaattcaaaacaaaaaacattaatgtaTATTGTGTGCAAGAATTTGACATGGAAAGCCATCTTAAGAAGCTACATGCATGCAAAAACCTCAGTCTTCTGAGGTCACAGCATAGGTTGTACCAACAGGGCAACAGGGCAACATTTAACATATGACATATTCACCTGCAACAAAATTTTATAACTTGTTTAATGCAATCTAACTAATATTCACAGGTCATTGTGAATATAATAGTAAGTGATTCGTAGAGTAGGTTTAGCATAATGAACGTAATATTCTCATATTCCACATACATGTACCCAGTACTGCTCAGTGTATACCCTGAGTGTATTTTGTACCATGCAGATTTCTCCACATGATAGTTTCAAGTACATAAGTGCATAGAAAGTTTGAGATTTCTAAACTACTTTCATTACGCAACATATTCAGTAAAGATAAACCAGAGTAAACAGAGTCCACAGCTAATGACAAAACATAGACAGatgttaaattaaaagaaaaatcaagcTAAAGCATTTTAGTAATGTGTTATGCATAGATTCTATAAGCCTTTGGAACTTTACTAGACAGCATTCCTCCAAAATATATTACATcaactggtgttttgatgatggtggtggagagcgctgTCAAACATAAGTGTTCGATTGGGTTGGGatgtggtgactgtgaaggccatggcatatgatttacatcattttcatactcatcaaaccattcagtgagccctcatacCCTGTGCACTCCAATCaggatataaatgttttatcacAGGATAActgtgatcagtcagaataactttggaTTGATTTCCCTTTAAGGAGACaagttttattttcctttattttgtcacccatctgtactTCTACTCTTAACACTGTGTCTGGCTTTTTCATTCTCAGATGTTCatctccatttttcttttatattctttCTTCTATAGGTCTACTGAAACATTCCCTCTATTCTTCCTTCTCGTCTACATCTTTCTCCTTATATCAACTCTCTGCACCTCCTTCTCGCTCTGCTCAGCTGCTTTCTACTTCTTCTCTTCGTTTCTTCCTCccataaaattttttttcagccaggTTGTTAAACGCTGACCCACATGCAGTAATCAGTAGCACAAGGGCTGCTCCAGCTTCCAGGATACAGCTCACTGGCAGCTTTGACGAgtcacaca contains:
- the LOC117597357 gene encoding uncharacterized protein LOC117597357 isoform X1, with product MVSHKHTHTHTHTHRQTKRSETQVGGLFLSSTREVSIRMTFLTLILLTSALSLCSSLDINPKPCMRAKYNNAHASFLKRHLPDGVPKTWDQNVWNALLRQIKTCGRPTQSFFHENDRERVNAVCTKAGGKQHSDNLCISKEKFSFVTVRVNVNEGLCGIKSIRNETKHIILGCDEVENTCRPVHFEGNPNSLTPSNNQPDCGERSGSSSGFKATMSKSLLVFILVALTYIL
- the LOC117597357 gene encoding uncharacterized protein LOC117597357 isoform X2, producing the protein MTFLTLILLTSALSLCSSLDINPKPCMRAKYNNAHASFLKRHLPDGVPKTWDQNVWNALLRQIKTCGRPTQSFFHENDRERVNAVCTKAGGKQHSDNLCISKEKFSFVTVRVNVNEGLCGIKSIRNETKHIILGCDEVENTCRPVHFEGNPNSLTPSNNQPDCGERSGSSSGFKATMSKSLLVFILVALTYIL